Genomic segment of Arachis hypogaea cultivar Tifrunner chromosome 11, arahy.Tifrunner.gnm2.J5K5, whole genome shotgun sequence:
CCTAGGTGAGAGTGAAGTTAGAGAGGCTCACTTGGCAAAATCCTTGTTTTTCATCCGGATTGGTGACAAGGTACGCAGATAACTTAAATTTATTGATCCTTTCCTGTCCTCTGCTGGaatcaaatttttattaaacACTACCTTTTATTCTAGGAGAAAGCCTTGGAACATCTCAAGCTTACAGAAAGCAAGACAGTTGCAGTTGGCCAGAAGATGGATCTGGTGTTTTATACATTGCAGCTTGGTTTCTTTGACATGGATTTTGACCTCATTGCCAAAAGCATTGACAAAGCCAAAAAGTAATCATCTGAACTTACAAGTGTCTGTAGTAATGCTCCCTTTGTTATTTTCTGTTCCGGATTGGTTTTTTAAATTCTAACTTGTTGGACCATATTGACAGCTTGTTTGAAGAAGGTGGTGATTGGGAAAGGAAGAATCGGCTGAAAGTATATGAAGGCCTGTACTGCATGTCCACCCGAAATTTCAAGAAGGCTGCCAAATTGTTTCTGGATTCTATTTCGACCTTTACAACCTATGAACTTTTCCCCTACGACACTTTTATATTTTACACTGTTTTGACAAGCATTATATCGTTGGATAGAGTTTCCTTAAAACAAAAGGTATATTAATTCTATCATCTGTTCTTCTTCTGTTGTTGTGTCTTATGCTGCATTTTGCCTCTTGGTGAGTGCTCTGCATATTCCAAACTATCATAACTTAAAATAATCTATTTCAGGTAGTAGATGCTCCTGAGATCTTGACGGTCATTGGCAAAATCCAATATCTGTCAGAGTTCCTAAACTCCTTGTATGATTGTCGATACAAGTCTTTCTTCTCTGCATTTGGTAAGCATACATTGCCATATCTGACTAATTTGTAGTGATTTATTGAAGTTTTGGTTTGTCACCGTGTTCATGCTAGAAGTCTTGTGATTGATGTGTTATAATTTGAGAATCTGAGGAATTAATCTGATACAGAACTGGGGCTACAAAGTGTTGGCAAATATTTCAGTTATATGCTTGTGGTCCTATGTTCATATTGTAACTACATCGTGAAATCATTTCAGCTGGCCTGACGGAGCAAATTAAGTTGGACCGCTATCTGCATCCACACTTCCGATACTACATGAGGGAGGTCAGAACTGTTGTTTATTCCCAATTTTTGGAATCTTACAAGAGCGTGACAATTGAAGCAATGGCAAAAGCCTTTGGAGTGACCGTGGATTTTATTGATCTGTAAGTGAATACATTTCACGTATTCAATCTTTGGTTTAGTATTGAATTTAATCTAGGGCAAATTACACCGACTCCCTTGTAGATGGTAATTAGGTGATATTGAGCATTACACTTCATTTGTAAAATTATTCGCTAACATTTAGGTTATATCAAAATCAACATTTTTGTAAAACATAACCCAAATTCCTTTATAAAGATGATAGTATGATACTGCCCTCGCTTTCAAGGAGGTTAGTATAGGCATTTCAAAATCAATGGGTAATATCACTTAAATTCTAGGTGGAGGAGGCTAGTGTAATTTATTCTTTAATTGATGGGGGAAAAACAAAGGTTTTCGAAATCTATGCGAGTCAACtcattgcatttaatttgtttcaGGGAGCTATCTCGATTTATTGCAGCAGGGAAGCTTCATTGTAAGATTGACAAAGTTGCTGGAGTTCTTGAAACTAACCGGCCTGATGCAAAGAATGCTCTTTACCAAGCAACTATTAAGCAAGGGGACTTCCTATTGAACAGGATACAGAAGTTGTCACGCGTCATCGATCTTTAGGCCTTTCATGTGATTCTAAGTTCATATTTATCTGAAATAGTTGAGATATTGAGATTTCAAGGGTATcccttttgattttaaattttactaggTGGGACTTAAGATTTCTGTTGTCtcgtaatttaaaaattaatgaacaaTCTTGTTTTTGGGAATTCGAGTGTTTCTCGATCCCAATCAGTTTCAATTCATTTTTTATAActgttttagttatattttatttctgATGAAAAAATGTGTGCGCTTGAGTAAGAAGAATAAGGAGCTAATACTAATTTTATACAAATATAGCTAATACtaattttatacaaatatattTTGTCCACATGACAATAAATTGAGTCAACACCTGCACTACCCCTTGAACATCTAACACTTCAAAAACAAACACTTACAAAAGAACTTAAGTAACGCATTTATTGGGCAACACTTTTAACGTATGATAATAATCATCTATAATACGCATTGGGTAATGATATATTCCTTTGAACAatatgttatttacatttctaatTTCTAAACAACAAAAACTTCCGATATACTCAACAAAATACAATGTATAttatgatgaaaagaaaaaatagtggAGACTGGAGATGAAGATTCACTTTAGTAGAATAGTTAGATACTTATTTAGGAAAATatatcattttctttttattaattttttaaaataaattatacagtcttttcattctcttcaaaCAAAAATTTCTTCATCATAAAATTATCATAATACAATTATTATTTGTTAATacgatcttttcttatttttttttcttcttctttcttggacATTCTGTTGAATTGTCCTATTTGTGTGACAAAcacattttaaaaagaaaattgatcaaagagaaaaacacattCAACACGTGTATCTTTGTATTtaactatatattaataaaatataaaaatattttttggacaTATTTAAACACATCCACATAAAATTACATGTCAatgtgtcaaaatttatttttgatatatattcttgaaaatgtattattaatataaaatatcaagatattattataatttatctaaaaattatatatattatattgacATCTaacaaaagtttaaaatttatgtattgtGCCGTATTCCATATTTATGAAAAGTGTCTGTTTTATAGCTTAAGCacgtttctatttttttttttcatctcttcttcacGTCTCGtgttatttaacaaaatttttatattatttttctaaaaaattatgtGTTAGTTTTCAGACATTTCTATGTTATATTCaaagaatttgatttttatatgaattagATTAGTTTGAAAAAATTCAACATACaacttattaaaatttgattgaagACTTAGATGCAAAAATATTTGTTCATTCaacatttttcttaaataaaatagtCAAAAGAATGAACTATAACTTATGAATGTTGCAATTTTGCCAAAGGAAAAATTAAGTTCTTTGTCTCTTCTAAATCGctttctcattttaaaaatttaataatagaaaatttttaaattttgtatccattcaatgtatttaaaatatataagactTTTTTTCAAAGAATATGaatcaaatattttcttttataatactCTTGTCCATATCTAGGTCTTATAAAGCCCAGTCTGTACCGTTTTGGACATGTAGGCTACGTTCAATATTAGGCCCTCTGAAGATTGGCCCAAGGGTGCCAAATTTACCACAAAAGGGTTGGTTCACCTGGGTCAGACTGACCAAGATACAGGTTTCTGAAATCCATACCCGACCTAACGTGCGGAGCAAACTAAGCGCCTGTTTCACTACTTCGGTTACCACCTCTAAGTAGTAACCACTCTGAATATGAGGAGGCTAACTTCGCACGCTATAAAAAAGTAACTGCCCATGATCTTTAGGAGTCACTTCCAAAGAATGACTCAGTCTAACATTTGTACTTTATAAATACCTCCTTCACATAGATATTTTTTTCaatctaatttttattcaaaaagtcTGCTAAAATTTTTGCTAACTTAATTATTAAAGTCTCTTGTAAATATTTTCCATCAGCATCCAAGAGAAAATGTCAGACAAATCACTACTCTTAAAacacatattaataaatttaaaataggcATATGTCTCCCTTTTTTACTGAGAAATCTCGAGTTTGGACCTCGTCTAAtacaagtttaataaaaaaaaatatttttgtgtgtgTGAATGTAGGGTGTGTAAGTATAATGGTTAGAATTGAGAATTGTCCAATCCAcggacttaaaaaaaaaaaagctaaacataaataaaacaaagTCAAAGTAAAAGCAAAATAATAAGAGATGATGAAAACAATAGGTCAATAGTCCCATGGACAGCACAACTAGAATTATCCGCCTGAATCTCATGTGAAGCAATTAAGTTCCTTTGAAAAAATAGTACAGCACTAATAACTTCACCTGTTTCATTAGTTACTTCTTGATGCTTAACAGTCATTTATAAAAAATCCAAGTTTTAGGCAGCAATGTATGGTCCCCTAATCCAAGCAATCTATGACTATGTATTGTACTCATAGATTTCCTTTTAGAAGATGCataactatttatttaatttaaaatatctttttgaaaaatatgtaataaataaatagttgTGTATATAATTTATGAAATGTGAAGCACGCATAAATCATGCTAACGAAGCACAGAAGAATATTTCCCTAATCCACTCTAGGAGCCCCACATAGCCAAGagtgagaagaaaagaaaagaagggaaaagaaagaaagagcacCCACCACCAGTTTATCCTAGTAAGTGATGAGTGAAGGTGACATAACGTGCAACCTATAACAACATCCAAACGCTTCTGAATCACAAAAACAAAAAGCCTTGCAACCCAAATATGGCATGCCACTGACATACATTGAGATATCTCAATTTGTGTTCGAGCTGCCATTCTCTGATACCGTATGCTTATACAGTATACTATACAAGAACAACGtattataattatatacatatatgcagcagaagagaagagaagagaagagaaatagtTAGTTAAGTGAGTGAGTGATGTTTCCCCCTGTAGATATCAACGACATAAGAGAGAAGCTCTCCTACCAGTTTCGCCCTTTGCAACGGTCCTTCCAATTCTGGGTTCGAGCCATTGATATCTACACTGGTTAcaaggtctctctctctctctctatgtgtgtgtgtgtgtgtgtgtgtagcgTAGTCTACTTGTTTATTCATTGAATTGCGCGTGGTTTTGAATTGGTAGGTGTTTCAAGTGAAAGTGAATTTCGAGAGGGATGTGCAGAAGCGAGAAGCATTGTGGGAAAGGCAGCACGAGCTCGCTGCTGACAAGGTTTACGCCATGTGTGCCGACCTCGGTGGTTTCTTCCTCAAGGTTTTCTTTCCCCTTTTAGattattttctcaatcacattttaGTTACTGTGAATAGTTGTATTTTAGTTTGGATTTCGCATTTTTGTTCAATTGGTTTACATTGTCCTTGGAAAAATTATGGACCAGCTTTgaatttttggcttatttttatGACTTGCATTTTCAGCTGGTGTTTTTTAGTTTTGATTATGATTGGTGTGCTCATGATGATGTATCTTTGATTTGAACATAAAATTGTGGAACAGATCGCACAAATTTTAGGGAAGCCTGACCTAGCCCCGGCTGCGTGGGTGAGAAGGCTTGTCACGCTGTGTGATCAGGCTCCTGCGACCCCATTTCAAACTGTAAAGTTGATGCTGGAGAATGAGCTGGGACAGGGTATTGACGATGTGTTTGATAGATTTGATATGGAACCCCTTGGTTCTGCTTCGATTGCTCAGGTCGGTGTGAAATTTCTGTTCTGCTGTCTCAGCAATGCCCTCAAGAACACATGCTTATGCTTCTGATTTTGCTGATATATATTAGGATATCAGTAACGGATTGTTATTTATGATCCTCTCAACATTTGTTAGATTTTTTCTTGATACTTGCTGTTAGGTTACTCATGCATGTTTTATGTTGAATCACTGTGTTTTATCTTGGAATTTAAAGAAGTCCTGTTGCGTGctatttcttaaaaattttccctCTTACGCATGTTTATTCTTTAAGGGTGGGCCTTAGAGTAATGTTATGGTTGTTATGCCAAAGCAATtcattctgtttggtgataactCGGAATAAGTATATTTTTGACAGACCTATATTCTTATGAACATTCATTTCCATGTTTCTGACAAATCCATTTTTCTCGTACTAGGTTCATAAAGCAAGACTGAGAG
This window contains:
- the LOC112722204 gene encoding 26S proteasome non-ATPase regulatory subunit 6 homolog codes for the protein MEGQEGSQQPQLVLADKLFLLRQPDVPDIEKVRFKDDVFSFVKENDMVPLYETLVADSVLDMDRALLDSMRAKIDDELKKLDEKIADAEENLGESEVREAHLAKSLFFIRIGDKEKALEHLKLTESKTVAVGQKMDLVFYTLQLGFFDMDFDLIAKSIDKAKNLFEEGGDWERKNRLKVYEGLYCMSTRNFKKAAKLFLDSISTFTTYELFPYDTFIFYTVLTSIISLDRVSLKQKVVDAPEILTVIGKIQYLSEFLNSLYDCRYKSFFSAFAGLTEQIKLDRYLHPHFRYYMREVRTVVYSQFLESYKSVTIEAMAKAFGVTVDFIDLELSRFIAAGKLHCKIDKVAGVLETNRPDAKNALYQATIKQGDFLLNRIQKLSRVIDL